In one Methanomassiliicoccales archaeon genomic region, the following are encoded:
- a CDS encoding ferritin family protein, which yields MQENGSDTEGDQSVAVLKTALEIEEFGIQFYSSLAKCVTDQKGAALLRSLGNDEREHKAIVEKEIARLAQTRDVTWVQPLREYLRILPERIFAPPPDSCLTLNDEMRALGIGIEVEENSIRMYSESLSKVQEAGVKRTLETLANWEGTHKKLLEENLRLLKLEGSWYGYGPILEG from the coding sequence GTGCAGGAAAATGGCTCCGACACGGAGGGCGACCAAAGCGTGGCCGTGCTCAAGACAGCGCTGGAGATCGAGGAGTTCGGCATCCAGTTCTATTCCTCCCTGGCCAAGTGCGTCACCGATCAGAAGGGAGCGGCGCTATTGCGCAGCCTTGGCAACGACGAGAGGGAGCACAAGGCCATCGTGGAGAAGGAGATCGCGCGCCTGGCGCAGACGCGCGACGTCACCTGGGTGCAGCCCTTGCGCGAGTACCTGCGCATCTTGCCTGAGCGAATTTTCGCGCCCCCTCCCGACAGCTGCCTCACGCTGAACGACGAGATGCGCGCATTGGGGATCGGCATCGAGGTGGAGGAGAACTCCATCCGCATGTACTCTGAGTCGTTGAGCAAAGTGCAAGAGGCCGGGGTCAAACGCACCTTGGAGACGTTGGCGAATTGGGAAGGCACGCATAAGAAGCTGCTTGAAGAGAACCTGCGCCTGCTCAAGCTTGAAGGCTCCTGGTACGGCTATGGACCGATACTCGAAGGCTGA
- a CDS encoding (Fe-S)-binding protein: MVRMPRINRELSACLQCGYCVRVCDTYDQEPWESISPRGKVFYLRQLQNKTPLDAILGRKVEVDDEFVDALFRCTGCAACWSVCHVSIEFAEFWEKVREWVVEQGKGPMPAHKKIRERILASNNPYGEPPEKRGAWFPEGIKRVESNPDAVFFAGCTASYRMTSIPKAAVTVMDRAGVKQNIMGSEEYCCTSPMLRTGQIDASRRSAENNILQTEKMGAKAMVTACAGCFKTTTHDYGRFYSNPSFEVYHFSQYAQKLIKEKKLKLTKEIKAKVTYHDPCHLGRHSGVFEPPREVIKAIPGMELVEMPHNRMSSQCCGAGGGYKSQYNELAVNIAAKRVKEALSTGAERIVTTCPFCVLNLQAGAKQLNANIKVMDLAELLMEATEPAPAAAPEAKK; encoded by the coding sequence ATGGTGCGAATGCCAAGGATCAACCGGGAATTGTCGGCATGTCTGCAGTGTGGCTATTGCGTCAGGGTGTGCGATACCTATGACCAGGAGCCTTGGGAATCTATCAGTCCGAGGGGCAAGGTCTTCTACCTGAGGCAACTGCAGAACAAGACCCCCCTGGATGCCATTCTCGGCCGCAAGGTGGAGGTGGACGACGAGTTCGTCGACGCCCTGTTCCGCTGCACGGGCTGCGCCGCCTGCTGGTCCGTGTGCCACGTGAGCATCGAGTTCGCCGAGTTCTGGGAGAAGGTGCGCGAATGGGTAGTGGAGCAGGGCAAGGGGCCCATGCCCGCGCACAAGAAGATACGCGAGCGCATCCTGGCGTCCAACAACCCTTATGGAGAGCCGCCAGAGAAGAGAGGAGCCTGGTTCCCTGAAGGCATCAAGCGCGTGGAATCCAACCCGGATGCGGTCTTCTTCGCCGGCTGCACCGCCTCCTACAGGATGACTAGCATTCCCAAGGCGGCCGTCACCGTCATGGACCGGGCGGGAGTGAAACAGAACATCATGGGCAGTGAGGAGTATTGTTGCACCTCCCCCATGCTGCGCACTGGCCAGATCGATGCCTCCCGCAGATCCGCGGAGAACAACATCCTGCAGACGGAGAAGATGGGCGCCAAGGCCATGGTCACCGCCTGCGCCGGCTGCTTCAAGACCACCACTCACGATTACGGCCGCTTCTACTCCAATCCCTCCTTCGAGGTCTACCACTTCTCGCAATATGCCCAGAAGCTGATCAAGGAGAAGAAGCTCAAGTTGACCAAGGAGATCAAGGCCAAGGTGACCTACCACGACCCGTGCCACCTGGGAAGGCACTCGGGCGTCTTCGAGCCTCCGCGCGAGGTCATCAAGGCGATTCCGGGGATGGAATTGGTGGAGATGCCGCACAACCGCATGAGCTCACAATGCTGCGGAGCTGGTGGCGGCTACAAGTCCCAATACAACGAGCTGGCAGTGAACATCGCCGCTAAACGCGTCAAAGAAGCGCTTTCCACGGGAGCTGAGCGGATCGTCACCACCTGCCCATTCTGCGTGCTCAACCTCCAGGCCGGGGCGAAGCAGCTGAATGCCAATATCAAGGTGATGGACCTGGCGGAGCTGCTGATGGAGGCCACCGAACCAGCGCCGGCGGCAGCTCCGGAAGCGAAGAAGTGA
- a CDS encoding protease inhibitor I42 family protein, whose protein sequence is MFGPFMHVHLRARDSGRSVWVAVGEIVEVVLDENPTTGFRWEAAHQPSTLELKSSEYVPDEPRRIGSGGRTTIRFLVVRSGSEALRLELKRSWEMDVGPAEVFEVRFDSA, encoded by the coding sequence GTGTTCGGGCCATTCATGCACGTGCACCTGCGAGCGCGCGATTCGGGAAGGTCGGTATGGGTTGCCGTCGGCGAGATCGTAGAGGTGGTGCTGGACGAGAACCCGACCACCGGTTTCCGCTGGGAGGCGGCTCACCAGCCGAGCACGCTCGAGCTGAAGAGCAGCGAGTACGTTCCGGACGAGCCTCGTCGCATCGGCAGCGGCGGCCGGACGACGATCCGCTTCCTAGTGGTACGCAGCGGCTCGGAGGCGCTCAGACTGGAACTCAAGCGTTCCTGGGAGATGGATGTGGGCCCGGCAGAGGTGTTCGAAGTGCGCTTCGATTCGGCCTGA